The Methanoplanus sp. FWC-SCC4 genome has a window encoding:
- a CDS encoding peroxiredoxin, with translation MCIDIEHECECFSMPVLGEPAPEFEAVTTQGTIKLSDYRGKWVVLFSHPADFTPVCTTEFMAFAGIYDELTKMNVQLIGLSIDSVHSHLAWVRNIREKTGVDIPFPVIADLDMNVASLYGMIHTGQSSTAAVRAVFFIDPEGKVRAMIYYPLSNGRYMPEIIRILKAFQTSDEHGVATPANWQPGDKVVVPPPKTQKEAEERLFKGYDCKDFYLCFKEI, from the coding sequence ATGTGTATTGATATTGAGCATGAATGTGAATGCTTTTCCATGCCGGTTTTGGGCGAGCCTGCACCTGAATTTGAAGCCGTAACCACTCAGGGGACGATTAAGCTTTCAGATTATCGCGGGAAATGGGTTGTCCTCTTTTCTCATCCTGCCGATTTCACGCCTGTCTGTACAACAGAGTTTATGGCGTTTGCAGGAATTTATGACGAACTTACTAAAATGAATGTGCAGCTTATAGGGCTTTCAATCGACAGTGTTCATTCGCACCTTGCGTGGGTTAGGAATATCCGCGAAAAAACGGGGGTAGATATTCCGTTTCCTGTCATAGCCGATCTGGACATGAATGTTGCATCGCTTTACGGTATGATACATACCGGGCAGAGCAGCACAGCAGCGGTAAGGGCAGTATTTTTTATTGATCCGGAGGGAAAAGTCAGGGCGATGATCTATTACCCGCTCTCAAACGGGAGGTACATGCCGGAGATAATCAGGATTTTAAAGGCGTTTCAGACAAGTGATGAGCACGGTGTTGCAACGCCTGCCAACTGGCAGCCTGGTGACAAAGTGGTTGTACCGCCGCCAAAGACACAGAAGGAAGCTGAGGAAAGGCTTTTTAAAGGATATGACTGCAAGGACTTTTATCTCTGCTTTAAAGAGATCTAG
- a CDS encoding flavodoxin family protein: MNPEIIALMGSPVPDGNTGKLLEQAIKGAEDAGCRVVKVDVTQLKFSPCMEYFFCEKNETCMIKDDFTPFIERFKSIDGLIIATPVMTMGIPGALKSFMDRFQVYFMAKYVRHASFITKEQKKWRKTLLISIGGMDIENDFDGVILSTKAFCQITDCPYWDGVFQNNMDKISDITTKPEIMDAAYKKSYEMCSLIKKDMEASGQNE, translated from the coding sequence ATGAATCCTGAGATAATTGCACTAATGGGAAGCCCGGTTCCGGATGGCAACACGGGAAAGCTCCTTGAACAAGCGATTAAAGGAGCTGAGGATGCGGGATGCAGGGTTGTAAAGGTCGATGTAACACAACTGAAGTTCTCGCCCTGCATGGAATATTTCTTCTGTGAAAAAAATGAGACCTGCATGATTAAAGACGATTTTACCCCATTCATTGAGAGATTTAAATCGATTGACGGGCTTATAATCGCAACCCCCGTGATGACTATGGGAATCCCCGGAGCCCTTAAGTCATTCATGGACAGGTTTCAGGTCTATTTCATGGCGAAATATGTCAGGCATGCGTCCTTCATTACCAAAGAACAGAAAAAATGGCGGAAGACACTTCTCATCTCCATCGGGGGAATGGATATTGAAAATGACTTTGACGGCGTCATACTCTCCACAAAGGCATTTTGTCAGATTACAGACTGCCCGTACTGGGACGGGGTTTTCCAAAACAACATGGACAAAATATCGGATATCACAACGAAGCCCGAAATTATGGATGCCGCATACAAAAAGAGTTACGAGATGTGCAGCCTGATTAAAAAGGATATGGAAGCTTCAGGACAAAATGAGTGA
- a CDS encoding carboxymuconolactone decarboxylase family protein, which translates to MGGMEDLEKNIGKVPLIFRELADMDPEMHDKILAIDNMIWGDGALTRQHKKIIAIAIAASLRDGDAVSAQMAGAKNLGIKKEEIEEGLKVAFLLSGMPAYVQGRAKLEKLYQ; encoded by the coding sequence ATGGGGGGAATGGAAGATCTTGAGAAAAATATCGGTAAGGTTCCGCTGATATTCCGTGAACTTGCTGATATGGATCCGGAAATGCATGATAAGATTCTTGCAATTGACAACATGATCTGGGGTGACGGGGCACTCACCCGTCAGCACAAGAAAATCATTGCAATCGCAATCGCAGCCTCTCTTCGTGACGGGGATGCTGTCTCCGCCCAGATGGCGGGTGCAAAGAATCTTGGAATCAAAAAGGAAGAGATTGAAGAGGGTCTAAAGGTTGCCTTCCTGCTTTCAGGAATGCCTGCATATGTGCAGGGAAGAGCAAAACTTGAGAAACTCTATCAGTAA
- a CDS encoding zinc ribbon-containing protein, with product MSEAPQRVKAGDTVGPGTYICVDCGLEYKVTETQQSDLRKCPACACEMYDCFPITHIRDDVKTPEDAKHPPKR from the coding sequence ATGTCAGAAGCACCACAGAGGGTAAAAGCAGGAGACACGGTCGGGCCGGGAACATACATCTGTGTTGACTGCGGCCTTGAGTACAAAGTCACGGAAACACAGCAGAGCGATTTAAGAAAGTGCCCTGCATGTGCATGTGAGATGTATGACTGTTTCCCGATCACTCATATAAGAGATGATGTAAAGACGCCGGAAGATGCAAAGCATCCTCCAAAGAGATGA
- a CDS encoding DUF7557 family protein, whose product MSGVTSIRISTDMRDILSNLKVHQKESYEDVIKRLVEMAVDDEPLSEATIKATEESLADIKAGRVFTLEEVAEELDLK is encoded by the coding sequence ATGTCCGGCGTAACGTCAATAAGGATTAGCACTGACATGAGAGATATTCTTTCAAATCTGAAAGTGCATCAAAAGGAATCCTATGAAGACGTAATAAAGCGGCTTGTCGAAATGGCAGTTGATGATGAACCGTTAAGTGAGGCGACAATAAAGGCAACAGAGGAATCACTGGCCGATATTAAGGCAGGCAGGGTTTTTACTCTCGAAGAGGTAGCAGAAGAACTGGATCTTAAATAA
- a CDS encoding desulfoferrodoxin FeS4 iron-binding domain-containing protein, which produces MVNVTEEGELFVCEVCGNVVEVKEVGGGELYCCGEAMYLQEK; this is translated from the coding sequence ATGGTAAATGTAACTGAGGAAGGCGAGCTTTTCGTCTGTGAAGTTTGCGGAAATGTTGTTGAAGTAAAAGAGGTAGGGGGAGGAGAGCTCTACTGCTGTGGAGAGGCAATGTACCTTCAGGAGAAATGA
- the radC gene encoding RadC family protein, translating to MKKITEIRAEDRPREKIGRLGVKNLKNQELIAAIIGRGIPGRDVNRIASDIEKMLDDKKGYICYDDLLCVGGVGEAKAAQIVASFELVRRYFPETEECIKISRPEDVLPLVNDLKYKKQEHFVCISVNGAGEMIEKRTITVGILNHSPVHPREVFSDAITDRAASVIFVHNHPSGNPEPSMQDIEITKRLNEAGEILGITVSDHVIVAKKGYVSLKGRGFF from the coding sequence ATGAAAAAGATTACAGAGATCAGGGCTGAAGACCGCCCGCGTGAGAAAATAGGGAGGCTCGGGGTAAAAAATCTGAAGAACCAGGAACTTATTGCGGCAATTATCGGCAGAGGTATTCCGGGCAGGGATGTAAACAGGATTGCATCGGATATTGAAAAAATGCTGGATGACAAAAAAGGATACATTTGTTATGATGATCTGCTCTGTGTAGGGGGTGTCGGTGAGGCAAAAGCTGCGCAGATAGTTGCATCTTTTGAACTTGTCAGAAGATATTTTCCTGAAACGGAGGAGTGCATTAAAATCTCACGCCCTGAAGACGTTCTTCCGCTTGTAAATGATCTTAAATATAAAAAGCAGGAGCATTTTGTCTGCATCTCAGTTAATGGTGCCGGTGAAATGATCGAGAAGAGAACGATTACTGTGGGCATCCTGAATCACAGCCCCGTTCATCCAAGAGAGGTATTTTCCGATGCCATAACAGACCGTGCCGCATCCGTAATTTTTGTTCACAATCATCCTTCAGGCAATCCCGAACCCTCAATGCAGGATATTGAAATTACAAAGAGGCTGAATGAGGCCGGTGAAATACTCGGAATAACAGTTTCTGATCATGTTATTGTGGCAAAAAAGGGTTATGTGAGTCTTAAGGGACGGGGATTTTTTTAA
- a CDS encoding rubrerythrin family protein: protein MTTMDNAAEAFAGESQANRKYFVFSEKAAAEGYPNVAKLFKAASEAEAIHAKRLLFAMQKVGTTEENLKGSVAGETDEYTKMYPSFIKKAQEESESEAETVFTHAMRAEEVHAGRYSIALDSVSKGKDMEIKKVFLCPVCGNIELDEAPASCPICGVPARMFREIE from the coding sequence ATGACGACAATGGATAATGCAGCAGAAGCTTTTGCAGGCGAATCTCAGGCCAACCGCAAGTACTTTGTATTTTCTGAAAAGGCAGCGGCTGAAGGGTACCCGAATGTTGCCAAACTCTTTAAGGCAGCATCGGAGGCAGAGGCAATTCACGCAAAGAGACTGCTTTTTGCAATGCAGAAGGTCGGGACAACTGAGGAGAATTTAAAAGGTTCAGTTGCAGGGGAAACCGACGAATACACCAAGATGTATCCTTCGTTCATCAAAAAGGCACAGGAAGAGAGCGAGTCTGAGGCAGAGACAGTTTTCACACACGCAATGAGAGCGGAAGAGGTTCATGCAGGCCGTTACTCGATTGCACTTGATTCTGTTTCAAAGGGTAAGGATATGGAGATCAAAAAGGTTTTCCTCTGCCCTGTCTGTGGTAACATTGAGCTTGATGAGGCACCTGCATCCTGTCCGATATGCGGTGTTCCGGCAAGAATGTTCAGGGAAATTGAATAA
- a CDS encoding WD40 repeat domain-containing protein: MKLKYDMRALGLLMIMTSFIIIPAHALSPLWISSLTGTDQNITSFQDTDSHFLNYLAISEDGKNIVTGTYDGSIYFINETGAVLWNKTALYDTSYTNSLRLSSNGNYIAFSDSGSAPASNPPKKIGLMNKAGEALWNYSARTFIFHSAISSNGSRSVFGSHDNISCFDINGSFLWNHPVKSPVTSLDISEDGVYTIAATEQGPVVCLNISGSVLWEHEFSNVNEMKISGDGNYICISGDSFRTLYYLDNKGEILWNRTMPDTDVVICELSHSGDNIVVRTTGAVSCYDRYGNPKWQYNTSSRQPLVHTLSPQIMSLSKNGSYSVIATGQSFILLNKTGYETGNFSCEDSISGVDISYDGSDIVAINNKKLFFFRNPDSERGTRPGFIKNEMQDFPKILKIEIDPLNQEYYAGDMLIVSGNTTLAEGEDIRVLFYRNAFVSGMKIRPEKTSTEVMTKVVTNKSGFNRWSAAINTTGFWAGENIVAAYCNKDPGINSGQKVVLISKEQKTALEIDEK, translated from the coding sequence ATGAAATTGAAATATGACATGCGGGCTTTGGGTCTGCTTATGATAATGACATCATTCATCATTATTCCTGCCCATGCACTATCCCCGTTATGGATATCATCTCTTACGGGAACTGATCAAAATATTACAAGTTTTCAGGACACCGACAGCCATTTTCTTAATTATCTGGCAATTTCGGAGGACGGCAAAAACATTGTTACAGGAACATATGACGGCAGCATATATTTCATAAATGAAACGGGAGCAGTTTTATGGAACAAAACGGCTTTATACGACACTTCTTACACCAATAGTTTAAGACTTTCATCAAACGGAAACTATATTGCATTTTCAGATTCAGGTTCTGCTCCGGCATCCAATCCTCCAAAGAAAATCGGCCTTATGAATAAGGCGGGAGAAGCATTATGGAATTATTCGGCACGGACTTTTATTTTTCATTCGGCAATTTCATCAAACGGCTCACGCAGCGTGTTTGGATCACACGACAATATCTCGTGCTTCGATATAAACGGATCATTTTTATGGAATCATCCTGTCAAATCTCCGGTCACATCACTTGACATATCGGAGGACGGGGTTTATACCATCGCTGCAACAGAACAGGGACCAGTTGTCTGCCTGAATATAAGCGGTTCGGTATTATGGGAACACGAATTCTCAAACGTAAATGAGATGAAAATATCCGGTGACGGAAATTACATCTGCATCTCAGGGGATTCATTTAGAACACTGTATTATCTTGACAATAAAGGGGAAATACTTTGGAACAGGACAATGCCGGATACAGATGTGGTAATCTGTGAGTTGTCGCATAGTGGAGACAATATTGTTGTTAGAACAACAGGAGCGGTTTCCTGTTATGATCGGTACGGAAACCCGAAGTGGCAATATAATACGAGTTCCCGGCAGCCTCTGGTTCATACATTATCCCCCCAGATAATGTCACTCTCAAAAAACGGCTCTTATTCCGTTATTGCCACAGGGCAGTCATTTATCCTATTAAATAAGACAGGATATGAGACAGGCAATTTCTCCTGTGAAGATTCAATATCAGGTGTGGATATTTCATATGACGGCAGTGATATCGTGGCGATAAACAATAAGAAACTGTTCTTTTTTAGGAATCCGGATTCTGAACGGGGCACCCGTCCAGGGTTTATAAAAAATGAAATGCAGGATTTCCCGAAAATTCTTAAAATAGAGATTGATCCATTAAATCAGGAGTATTACGCAGGGGATATGTTAATTGTTTCAGGAAATACGACACTTGCAGAAGGGGAAGATATCAGGGTACTTTTTTATCGGAATGCCTTTGTTTCTGGAATGAAAATCAGGCCTGAAAAAACTTCAACAGAAGTGATGACAAAAGTTGTAACCAACAAATCAGGATTCAACAGATGGTCGGCTGCTATAAACACAACAGGATTTTGGGCCGGAGAAAATATTGTTGCCGCATACTGTAATAAGGACCCTGGTATAAATTCAGGTCAGAAGGTTGTATTAATCAGTAAAGAACAAAAAACAGCGTTGGAAATTGATGAGAAATGA
- the acs gene encoding acetate--CoA ligase — translation MSEEKKITKVPVYTPDKSYKDFRWMGDYEKIYRESVENPEKFWEGIAKELDWEKKWDNVLEWNYPDAKWFSGAKLNITCNCLDRHVNNSRKNKVALIWRGDDGSERIFTYRQLYREVMRFANGLKKLGIKKGDRICFYMPFVPEHIISILACARIGAVHTIVYAGFGAESLHQRIVNSESKLVITADVSIRRGKRIDLKSIVDEAIVNAPSVERVIVYRRTKPDIELYTEMELDYYELIKDEKPHCDPEIMDAEDPLFILYTSGTTGAPKGILHTCAGYMLGSYYSTKYVFDIKESDVHWCTADPGWITGHSYVVYGPLQAGATILFTETTPDYPDPGVWWEIVEEFGVTILYTAPTAIRMFMKFGSEWPDKYNLESLRVLGSVGEPLNPEAFEWFYRVIGKEKLPIVDTWWQTETGMHMITTLVGEPMKPGFVGKPLPGVVADVVDKTGNPVPPETAGRLVIKTPWPSMMRGIWGSREIYEKYWSEINGYYTVGDMAVKDKDGYIMIIGRADDVIIVAGHNIGTAEVESALVAHEAVAEAAVIGVPDPLKGNLIKAFLILRNGYSGSEKLANELKYHVRMTLGPISMPAEINFMETLPKTRSGKIMRRVLKAQDMGVDPGDLSTMED, via the coding sequence ATGTCAGAAGAGAAAAAAATCACAAAAGTCCCGGTATACACCCCGGACAAATCCTACAAGGATTTCAGGTGGATGGGGGATTATGAAAAGATATACAGGGAATCTGTTGAAAACCCGGAAAAATTCTGGGAAGGAATAGCAAAAGAGCTTGACTGGGAGAAAAAATGGGATAATGTCCTTGAGTGGAATTACCCGGACGCTAAGTGGTTTTCAGGCGCAAAACTGAACATCACATGCAACTGTCTTGACAGGCATGTAAACAACAGCAGAAAAAACAAGGTAGCTCTCATATGGCGGGGGGATGACGGAAGTGAGCGTATTTTCACATACCGTCAGCTGTACAGAGAGGTAATGAGGTTTGCAAACGGCCTTAAAAAGCTGGGCATCAAAAAAGGTGACCGCATCTGCTTTTACATGCCTTTTGTACCCGAACACATCATATCCATCCTTGCATGCGCAAGAATCGGTGCTGTGCACACAATTGTTTATGCAGGGTTTGGTGCCGAGTCACTTCATCAGAGAATAGTCAATTCCGAATCAAAGCTTGTCATAACAGCAGACGTGAGCATCAGGAGAGGCAAAAGAATTGATCTCAAGTCAATTGTAGACGAGGCAATTGTAAACGCACCGTCAGTTGAAAGAGTTATTGTTTACAGGAGAACAAAACCCGACATCGAGCTGTATACCGAGATGGAGCTTGACTACTACGAGCTGATAAAAGATGAAAAACCACACTGCGATCCTGAAATAATGGATGCGGAGGATCCGCTCTTTATCCTGTACACAAGCGGAACAACCGGCGCTCCGAAAGGAATCCTGCACACATGTGCAGGCTATATGCTAGGTTCATACTACTCGACAAAGTATGTGTTTGACATAAAAGAGTCGGATGTTCACTGGTGTACGGCAGATCCCGGGTGGATCACAGGCCACAGTTATGTTGTCTACGGTCCGCTTCAGGCCGGCGCCACAATCCTGTTCACCGAAACCACCCCTGACTATCCTGACCCGGGCGTCTGGTGGGAGATTGTTGAGGAGTTTGGTGTCACAATCCTTTACACCGCTCCGACAGCAATCAGGATGTTTATGAAATTCGGAAGCGAGTGGCCTGACAAGTATAACCTTGAGAGCCTGAGGGTACTCGGATCGGTCGGGGAACCTTTGAATCCGGAAGCGTTTGAGTGGTTTTACAGGGTTATTGGAAAGGAAAAACTCCCGATTGTGGATACATGGTGGCAGACTGAAACAGGTATGCATATGATAACCACACTTGTCGGCGAGCCTATGAAACCCGGATTTGTCGGAAAACCGCTACCCGGAGTTGTCGCTGATGTTGTTGACAAAACGGGAAATCCTGTTCCGCCTGAAACGGCAGGGCGTCTTGTAATCAAAACACCCTGGCCTTCGATGATGAGGGGTATCTGGGGCAGCAGAGAGATATACGAGAAATACTGGTCGGAAATCAACGGTTATTATACTGTCGGGGATATGGCTGTCAAAGATAAGGACGGCTATATAATGATCATCGGAAGGGCTGATGATGTCATCATCGTTGCCGGACACAACATAGGCACAGCAGAGGTTGAGTCAGCACTTGTTGCACATGAGGCAGTTGCAGAGGCGGCTGTTATAGGAGTGCCCGATCCACTGAAGGGGAATTTAATAAAGGCATTCTTGATACTTCGAAACGGCTATTCAGGCAGTGAAAAGCTTGCAAACGAACTCAAGTATCACGTCAGAATGACACTCGGGCCCATATCAATGCCTGCTGAAATCAATTTCATGGAGACTCTTCCAAAGACACGCAGCGGCAAGATCATGAGAAGGGTGTTAAAGGCACAGGATATGGGAGTCGACCCTGGCGATCTGTCAACTATGGAGGATTGA
- a CDS encoding type II toxin-antitoxin system RelE family toxin, with protein MVTNRAKKSIAQLPKDTAVEIYQKLKALSSEKNPKIHVKKLKGNKNPPFYSLRVGIYRVILNIEDNIMIIHVIEAGHRNKIYRDY; from the coding sequence CTGGTTACTAACCGTGCAAAAAAGAGTATTGCACAGCTTCCAAAGGATACCGCAGTGGAAATATATCAAAAACTAAAAGCCCTCTCATCTGAAAAAAATCCAAAAATCCACGTAAAAAAACTGAAAGGCAATAAAAATCCCCCGTTTTACTCACTCCGCGTTGGAATTTACAGAGTTATTCTAAATATTGAGGACAACATTATGATTATTCACGTGATCGAGGCAGGTCACAGGAATAAGATTTACAGAGATTATTAG
- a CDS encoding FAD-dependent oxidoreductase, which produces MPEVKVYSTRACQYCRLLKAYLERQGIDYIPIDVGEDIDAAKEMVKISGQYSVPVTVVDDEIIVGFDTKRLKEIFGSRPEPDKYDVLIIGGGPAGLTAAMYASRKMLTGMIITENIGGQALESWAIENYMGFRITTGGDLMQKFEEQIRSEDIRIELDSVKSLKEENGLFTAYTQSDQEFSGDSLIITTGVKPRMLGVEGEDRFIGRGISICSTCDGPLFKDKKIAIVGGGNYALTTAIEMSSIAKEVYLIVRSKIRADEIYKKQYEDIENIKTYKNSVVTGVVGENLLESIVISDRDTGEETVLETNGLFLAIGHDANTSFTDGFVKLNDKGEIITDKNGRTSHPGVFAAGDVTDVEGKQVIIAAGEGAKAALSAYGYISDNRMDKQ; this is translated from the coding sequence ATGCCTGAAGTAAAAGTTTACTCTACAAGGGCCTGTCAGTACTGCCGCCTTTTAAAAGCCTATCTCGAAAGGCAGGGTATAGATTACATACCCATTGATGTTGGGGAGGACATCGATGCCGCAAAGGAGATGGTAAAGATCTCAGGACAGTATTCAGTCCCGGTGACTGTTGTTGATGATGAGATTATTGTCGGATTTGATACAAAAAGGCTGAAGGAGATTTTCGGAAGCAGGCCTGAACCGGATAAATATGATGTGCTTATAATCGGCGGAGGGCCGGCCGGCCTTACGGCTGCAATGTATGCTTCCAGAAAGATGCTCACAGGGATGATTATAACAGAAAATATCGGCGGACAGGCGCTTGAGTCGTGGGCTATTGAAAATTACATGGGTTTTCGGATCACAACAGGCGGTGATCTGATGCAGAAGTTTGAAGAGCAGATCAGATCGGAGGATATAAGAATCGAGCTTGACAGCGTTAAATCCCTAAAAGAGGAGAACGGTTTGTTTACCGCCTATACCCAATCTGATCAGGAGTTCTCGGGGGATTCCCTGATTATCACGACAGGAGTCAAACCAAGGATGCTTGGAGTTGAGGGCGAGGACAGATTCATAGGACGGGGAATAAGCATATGTTCGACATGTGACGGACCGCTTTTTAAGGACAAAAAAATCGCAATAGTCGGCGGGGGAAACTATGCACTGACAACCGCAATTGAGATGAGTTCGATTGCAAAGGAGGTTTATCTGATTGTAAGAAGCAAAATACGGGCTGATGAGATCTACAAAAAGCAGTATGAAGATATTGAAAATATTAAGACCTACAAAAACTCCGTTGTCACGGGGGTTGTCGGTGAGAATCTGCTCGAATCGATAGTGATATCCGACAGGGATACAGGAGAAGAGACTGTTCTTGAAACAAACGGACTTTTCCTTGCAATCGGGCACGATGCGAATACATCATTTACGGACGGTTTTGTCAAACTTAACGATAAGGGGGAGATAATAACAGACAAAAACGGAAGAACAAGCCATCCGGGAGTTTTTGCGGCAGGGGATGTTACCGATGTTGAGGGAAAGCAGGTGATTATTGCGGCCGGAGAGGGTGCAAAGGCGGCTTTGTCAGCATATGGATATATTTCAGATAATAGGATGGATAAACAATAA
- a CDS encoding zinc metalloprotease produces MYEKVISKIPARERNDLIIGWIAIAVAFTLVFTRGSVTPVTFAIFFAISLVTVGIGFLLHELAHKFSAMKFGYWAEFHKDNQMLLVAVALAALVGVVFAAPGATVIYGQQGRMMTKEEDGKISAAGPVVNLILCVPFFLLIVAGAALGGISSGGLGFYLFLTGTFGLSVNSMIAFFNMLPVSVLDGKKVLSWNPAVFAALIVSSFVILLISYDYGGILSEILSIIL; encoded by the coding sequence ATGTACGAAAAAGTGATATCAAAAATACCTGCGAGGGAGAGAAACGATCTCATTATCGGGTGGATCGCAATCGCAGTCGCATTTACACTTGTTTTCACAAGGGGAAGTGTAACACCAGTCACATTCGCCATATTTTTTGCAATATCCCTGGTAACCGTCGGCATAGGATTTCTTCTCCATGAACTTGCTCATAAATTCAGTGCTATGAAATTCGGATACTGGGCTGAATTTCACAAAGATAACCAGATGCTTCTTGTTGCAGTCGCACTTGCAGCCCTTGTCGGTGTTGTGTTTGCGGCACCGGGTGCAACCGTCATATACGGCCAGCAGGGCAGAATGATGACAAAGGAGGAGGACGGAAAAATATCAGCAGCGGGGCCTGTTGTAAACCTTATACTCTGCGTACCGTTTTTCCTGCTCATCGTTGCAGGTGCGGCTCTTGGAGGTATTTCTTCAGGGGGACTGGGATTCTACCTCTTCCTTACCGGTACATTCGGACTTTCCGTAAACTCAATGATAGCATTCTTCAACATGCTTCCTGTAAGTGTGCTGGACGGTAAAAAAGTGCTTTCATGGAATCCGGCTGTTTTTGCAGCCCTTATTGTATCATCCTTTGTGATACTCCTAATATCCTACGATTACGGTGGAATCCTCTCAGAGATACTGAGTATCATCCTCTGA
- a CDS encoding flavodoxin family protein: MTISVVGFATSPRRHGNSEDLLDYVLGFMAKEEDVITEKIALSEYDVKPCRGCNSCEKNGICVIKDDVAGLLQKIIDADVVILSSPIYCMGLCSQAKALVDRTQVFRSRKYVLKIPVAPPERIGKRVGLFLSTAGQDWDFVFDGSIPAVKCFFHVSDIKDRDIEYLMINNVDEKGAIRAHKTAKSDAEEMAKKLIRKVRKLQE; the protein is encoded by the coding sequence ATGACAATATCGGTTGTGGGATTTGCAACAAGTCCCCGGAGGCATGGCAATTCCGAGGATCTTCTCGACTATGTTTTAGGTTTCATGGCAAAAGAAGAGGATGTTATAACTGAAAAAATCGCCCTCTCGGAATACGATGTAAAACCGTGCCGGGGTTGCAACTCCTGTGAAAAAAACGGTATATGCGTTATTAAGGATGACGTTGCGGGACTTCTTCAAAAGATAATCGATGCCGATGTTGTAATTCTTTCATCCCCGATATACTGCATGGGGCTTTGTTCGCAGGCAAAAGCCCTTGTTGACAGGACACAGGTGTTTCGATCAAGAAAATATGTCCTGAAAATTCCCGTTGCACCCCCTGAAAGAATCGGAAAGAGGGTTGGTCTTTTCCTCTCAACAGCAGGTCAGGACTGGGACTTTGTCTTTGACGGGTCCATACCTGCGGTAAAATGCTTCTTCCATGTATCTGACATAAAAGACAGGGATATTGAATATCTTATGATAAACAATGTTGATGAAAAGGGTGCAATTCGTGCCCACAAAACCGCAAAGTCCGATGCCGAAGAGATGGCAAAAAAACTAATCCGAAAGGTCCGAAAATTACAGGAATGA
- a CDS encoding flavodoxin family protein — protein MIKVTGISGSPKKYGNTEKLLDSFLEGAESAGAATEKILLKKMKYRSCQGCNACHKTGYCVITDDLTEIFEKIMNETDILVLASPIYSMSITAEMKAFIDRGQYLWARKFIKKDLVFDEEHLKTHKGVFVSTAGQDIKNVFDAAHPVVRAFFNDAGFEYYKDINVHGMDKYKGIDGHPSALTYAYGEGKKIVSELSK, from the coding sequence ATGATTAAAGTAACGGGAATATCCGGCAGTCCGAAGAAGTACGGCAACACAGAAAAACTCCTTGACAGTTTTTTGGAAGGTGCAGAGTCGGCAGGTGCCGCGACAGAAAAAATCCTTTTGAAAAAAATGAAATACAGGAGCTGTCAGGGCTGCAATGCCTGTCATAAAACGGGTTATTGTGTAATCACGGATGATCTGACGGAAATTTTTGAAAAGATTATGAATGAGACGGACATTCTCGTTTTGGCATCACCTATATATTCTATGTCAATTACGGCTGAAATGAAGGCTTTTATTGACAGAGGACAGTACCTCTGGGCAAGAAAGTTCATCAAAAAAGATCTTGTCTTTGATGAAGAGCACCTCAAAACTCACAAGGGGGTATTTGTCTCAACAGCAGGTCAGGACATAAAAAATGTGTTTGATGCCGCCCATCCTGTTGTAAGAGCATTTTTCAACGATGCCGGTTTTGAATATTATAAGGATATAAACGTACACGGGATGGACAAATACAAAGGAATTGATGGTCATCCATCAGCCCTGACTTATGCATACGGTGAAGGGAAAAAAATTGTTTCAGAACTTTCAAAATGA